Proteins from one Candidatus Krumholzibacteriia bacterium genomic window:
- the aceB gene encoding malate synthase A has product MASLRTSLNPLVDEGIVITGAIEPAYMEVLTPDALRFVADLARRFSARRGELLKLRAIRQHEIDAGHFPDFLPETRPIREATWRVAPIPRDLEDRRVEITGPVDRKMVINALNSGANTYMADFEDSNSPTWENCVLGQVNLRDAVRRTIQYTSPEGKQYALGETTAALLVRPRGWHLDERHMRVDGNAVPGGLFDFGLFFFHNAEELMSRGSGPYFYLPKMESHLEARLWNDVFVRAQETMGIAKGTIRATVLIETILAAFEMDEILYELREHSSGLNCGRWDYIFSFIKRFRNHAAFVLPDRATVGMDRHFLKSYVDLLIKTCHRRGIHAMGGMAAQIPIKNDPAANDAAIEKVRADKLREVRAGHDGTWVAHPGLVPVAKEIFDTHMKTPNQIRIARSEVDVTAEDLIAVPDGTITEQGLRTNINIGVLYLESWLRGSGCVPLYNLMEDAATAEISRAQVWQWVRHDARMDDGRTVTRDLVHAVLREEMARIRAEAGEEAWAAGRFETASKLFAGMMTNEEFAEFMPSLAYEFLK; this is encoded by the coding sequence ATGGCTTCCCTACGAACCTCGCTCAATCCGCTCGTGGACGAAGGCATCGTCATTACCGGGGCTATCGAGCCCGCGTACATGGAAGTCCTCACGCCCGATGCGCTGCGCTTCGTGGCGGACCTCGCACGCCGCTTCAGCGCGCGCCGGGGTGAACTCCTCAAGCTGCGGGCGATCCGCCAGCATGAGATCGACGCCGGGCACTTCCCGGACTTTCTCCCCGAGACCCGGCCTATCCGCGAGGCCACCTGGCGGGTGGCGCCCATTCCCCGCGACCTCGAGGACCGGCGGGTCGAGATCACCGGACCGGTAGACCGCAAGATGGTGATCAACGCGTTGAACTCCGGCGCCAACACCTACATGGCCGACTTCGAGGACTCGAATTCGCCCACCTGGGAGAACTGCGTGCTGGGGCAGGTCAACCTGCGCGACGCCGTGCGGCGCACCATCCAGTACACCAGCCCCGAGGGCAAGCAGTACGCGCTGGGAGAGACCACGGCCGCGCTCCTGGTGCGCCCGCGCGGGTGGCACCTGGACGAGCGGCACATGCGCGTGGACGGCAACGCGGTTCCGGGCGGGCTGTTCGACTTCGGGCTGTTCTTCTTCCACAACGCGGAGGAGCTGATGTCGCGCGGCTCTGGCCCCTACTTCTACCTGCCCAAGATGGAAAGCCACCTGGAGGCGCGGCTGTGGAACGACGTCTTCGTGCGCGCGCAGGAAACCATGGGCATTGCCAAAGGCACCATCCGCGCCACCGTGCTCATTGAGACCATCCTGGCGGCGTTCGAGATGGACGAGATCCTGTACGAGCTCCGCGAGCACTCATCGGGTCTCAACTGCGGGCGCTGGGACTACATCTTCTCGTTCATCAAGCGCTTTCGTAACCACGCGGCATTCGTGCTTCCGGACCGCGCCACCGTGGGCATGGACCGTCACTTCCTGAAGTCATACGTGGACCTGCTCATCAAGACCTGCCACCGCCGCGGCATCCACGCCATGGGCGGCATGGCGGCACAGATCCCCATCAAGAACGACCCCGCGGCCAACGATGCCGCCATCGAGAAGGTGCGCGCCGACAAGCTGCGCGAGGTGCGCGCGGGACACGACGGCACCTGGGTGGCCCACCCCGGGCTGGTGCCGGTGGCGAAGGAGATCTTCGACACCCACATGAAGACGCCCAACCAGATCCGCATTGCCCGCTCCGAGGTCGACGTCACCGCAGAGGACCTGATTGCCGTGCCGGACGGCACCATCACCGAGCAGGGCCTGCGCACCAACATCAATATTGGTGTGCTCTACCTGGAATCGTGGCTGCGCGGCTCCGGGTGTGTTCCCCTCTACAACCTCATGGAAGACGCCGCCACCGCCGAGATCTCCCGCGCCCAGGTGTGGCAGTGGGTGCGCCACGACGCGCGCATGGACGACGGCCGCACTGTCACCCGGGACCTCGTGCACGCCGTCCTGCGCGAAGAGATGGCGCGCATCCGCGCCGAGGCCGGCGAGGAAGCCTGGGCGGCGGGGCGCTTCGAGACCGCTTCCAAGTTGTTTGCCGGAATGATGACAAACGAGGAGTTCGCCGAGTTCATGCCCTCGCTGGCGTATGAATTCCTCAAATGA